A genomic stretch from Flavobacterium humidisoli includes:
- a CDS encoding homoserine kinase, giving the protein MKEIKLFCPATIANLSCGFDVLGLCLDNAGDEMIVRKVDQKGVRITKIVGADLPLETEKNVSGVAALAMLETLDELDFGFEIEIYKNIKAGSGIGSSAASSAGAVFGINELLGRPYSRKDLVQFAMQGEKLASGNAHADNVAPALLGGFTLVRSYAPLDIIRIDSPEELYATVVHPQIELKTSDARSVLKQNVSLKSAIMQWGNVGGLVAGLYTKDYDLIGRSLHDEIVEPLRSVLIPGFDLIKQTAYENGALGSGISGSGPSIFALSRGKETADQIAKAMSEVYEKMSLPYEIHVSKINPDGVRIL; this is encoded by the coding sequence ATGAAAGAAATAAAACTATTTTGCCCAGCAACTATCGCAAACCTCTCATGCGGATTTGACGTACTTGGACTTTGCTTAGACAATGCGGGCGATGAAATGATTGTTCGAAAAGTAGATCAAAAAGGAGTTCGAATCACAAAAATTGTGGGTGCCGATCTGCCTTTGGAAACCGAGAAAAACGTTTCTGGAGTTGCAGCTTTAGCCATGCTTGAAACTTTAGACGAACTAGATTTCGGATTTGAAATTGAAATTTACAAAAATATCAAAGCCGGAAGCGGAATCGGAAGCAGCGCTGCAAGTTCTGCTGGAGCGGTTTTCGGAATTAATGAATTATTAGGAAGACCTTATTCTCGTAAAGATTTGGTTCAGTTTGCGATGCAGGGCGAAAAATTAGCCAGCGGAAACGCGCATGCCGACAACGTTGCTCCTGCCCTTTTAGGCGGATTTACTTTGGTAAGAAGTTATGCGCCGCTTGATATTATCAGAATTGACAGTCCAGAGGAATTGTACGCAACGGTGGTTCACCCGCAGATTGAATTGAAAACGTCTGATGCACGTTCGGTTTTAAAACAAAATGTTTCCCTAAAAAGCGCCATTATGCAATGGGGAAATGTAGGCGGATTGGTTGCAGGTCTTTACACTAAAGATTACGATTTGATCGGAAGATCGCTTCATGACGAAATCGTTGAGCCTCTAAGAAGTGTTTTAATTCCAGGTTTCGATTTAATCAAACAAACGGCTTACGAAAACGGCGCTTTAGGTTCTGGAATTTCTGGTTCTGGCCCATCAATTTTCGCATTAAGCAGAGGAAAAGAAACCGCAGACCAAATCGCAAAAGCCATGAGCGAAGTGTACGAAAAAATGAGTTTACCATATGAAATTCATGTTTCGAAAATAAACCCTGATGGAGTAAGAATTCTTTAA
- the thrA gene encoding bifunctional aspartate kinase/homoserine dehydrogenase I yields the protein MKVLKFGGTSVANAQNIKLVLEIVNQKAKQDQLVVVVSALSKVTDLLQLAAAKAAANDESFREVVAEIEKKHLDTLKELIPVSEQSSLLSHVKRIINHLETLLDGCFLLGELSPRTADTILSFGELLSSFIIAQAFQQTEKDAVYKDSRELIKTDNNFGKAAVNFEVSNQLIKDYFASNKSKINILPGFIAQTLDGITSTLGRGGSDYTAAIIAGAIDAEQLEIWTDVNGMFTANPKIVKQAQPIANISYQEAMELSHFGAKVLYPPTIQPVLRKNIPILIKNTFEPEAEGTFISSQVSSKDTVVKGISHIDHISLLTLEGPGMIGVAGSSRRLFEVLSQEKINVIFITQASSEHSICIGILNSDADNAEIAINSAFEIEISQNKIDPCYVEKDLCIIALVGENMKNHQGLSGRMFSTLGKNNVNIRAIAQGASERNISTVINERDVKKALNTLHENFFEENTKQLNLFVMGVGNVGEKFIEQIHNQRKFLKDNLKINVRVIALSNSRKMIFDEDGISLKNWDSALAEGETADIEAFIKRAKELNLRNSIFVDITANATVSEAYEKFLKESIAVVTCNKIACSSAYDNYKKLKSLSRQYNAPFLFETNVGAGLPIIDTVKNLIASGDKVHKIQAVLSGSLNFIFNNFDKDNSFHDVVKEAGVQGFTEPDPKIDLSGIDVARKILILIRESGYEMDIDAIANESFLPAECLATTNNEDFFASLIKHAAHFEGIYNEALAKDSRLKYVAQFENGKASVGLQFIPKDHPFYNLEGKDNIVLFYTDRYVDQPLLIKGAGAGAAVTASGIFADVIRIGNV from the coding sequence ATGAAAGTATTAAAATTTGGCGGAACTTCGGTTGCCAATGCTCAAAATATAAAACTCGTTCTCGAAATTGTTAACCAAAAAGCAAAACAAGACCAATTAGTTGTTGTAGTTTCTGCCCTAAGCAAAGTGACAGATTTACTGCAATTGGCGGCAGCAAAAGCAGCGGCAAACGACGAAAGCTTTAGAGAGGTTGTTGCCGAAATCGAGAAAAAACACCTTGACACGCTAAAAGAACTGATTCCGGTAAGCGAACAGAGCAGTCTTTTAAGCCATGTAAAAAGAATCATCAACCATTTAGAAACTTTATTGGACGGATGTTTCTTGCTTGGCGAATTATCTCCAAGAACTGCCGATACTATTTTAAGTTTTGGTGAATTGCTTTCTTCTTTTATCATTGCTCAGGCATTTCAGCAAACTGAAAAAGATGCTGTTTACAAAGACAGCCGCGAGTTAATAAAAACAGATAATAATTTCGGAAAAGCAGCAGTTAATTTCGAAGTTTCAAATCAGTTAATAAAAGATTATTTCGCTTCGAATAAATCCAAAATAAATATCCTTCCAGGATTTATTGCGCAGACTTTAGACGGAATCACTTCGACTCTAGGGCGCGGAGGATCTGATTATACTGCAGCCATTATCGCTGGAGCAATCGATGCAGAACAACTGGAAATATGGACTGACGTAAACGGAATGTTTACTGCAAATCCAAAAATTGTAAAACAAGCACAGCCAATTGCAAACATTTCGTATCAGGAAGCGATGGAATTATCGCATTTTGGTGCAAAAGTGTTGTATCCTCCAACAATTCAACCGGTTTTAAGAAAAAATATTCCAATTTTAATCAAAAATACTTTTGAGCCAGAAGCCGAGGGAACTTTTATTTCGAGTCAGGTTTCATCAAAAGATACTGTTGTAAAAGGAATTAGCCATATAGATCATATTTCGCTTCTAACTCTTGAAGGTCCGGGAATGATTGGAGTTGCGGGTTCGTCAAGACGTTTGTTTGAAGTATTGTCTCAGGAAAAAATCAACGTCATTTTTATTACTCAGGCTTCTTCTGAGCACTCTATTTGTATCGGAATTTTAAATTCGGATGCTGATAATGCTGAAATTGCGATTAACAGCGCTTTTGAAATCGAAATTTCACAAAACAAAATCGATCCTTGTTACGTAGAAAAAGATCTTTGCATTATTGCTTTGGTGGGCGAAAACATGAAAAATCACCAAGGATTGAGCGGAAGAATGTTCAGCACTTTAGGAAAAAACAATGTAAACATTCGTGCGATTGCGCAAGGTGCTTCTGAAAGAAATATCTCGACTGTAATTAACGAAAGAGACGTTAAAAAGGCATTGAATACACTTCACGAAAACTTCTTCGAAGAAAACACCAAACAGCTGAACCTATTTGTAATGGGAGTTGGAAATGTGGGAGAAAAATTCATCGAGCAGATTCACAATCAAAGAAAATTTTTAAAAGATAATTTAAAGATCAATGTTCGCGTAATTGCTTTATCAAATTCAAGAAAAATGATTTTTGATGAAGACGGAATTTCATTAAAAAATTGGGATTCGGCTTTAGCTGAAGGCGAAACTGCAGACATCGAAGCATTCATCAAACGTGCAAAAGAACTGAATTTACGTAACAGTATTTTTGTGGATATTACAGCAAATGCAACGGTTTCTGAAGCCTACGAGAAATTCTTAAAAGAAAGTATTGCGGTTGTAACTTGCAACAAAATTGCTTGTTCTTCGGCTTACGACAATTATAAAAAACTAAAAAGCTTATCACGCCAGTACAACGCTCCGTTTTTGTTTGAAACGAATGTTGGTGCGGGATTGCCAATTATAGACACCGTAAAAAACTTAATTGCTTCTGGCGATAAAGTGCATAAAATTCAGGCGGTTTTATCGGGAAGTTTGAACTTCATTTTCAACAATTTCGACAAAGACAATTCTTTCCACGATGTGGTAAAAGAAGCAGGAGTTCAAGGTTTCACAGAGCCAGATCCAAAAATTGACTTAAGCGGAATCGACGTAGCGCGTAAAATCCTGATTCTGATTCGCGAAAGCGGTTACGAAATGGATATTGACGCCATTGCAAACGAATCGTTTTTGCCAGCAGAATGTTTAGCAACAACAAACAACGAGGATTTCTTTGCATCGTTAATCAAACACGCTGCTCATTTTGAAGGTATTTATAATGAAGCTCTAGCGAAAGATTCAAGATTGAAATATGTAGCGCAATTCGAAAACGGAAAAGCAAGCGTTGGCCTGCAATTTATCCCAAAAGATCATCCTTTCTACAATTTGGAAGGAAAAGATAATATTGTTCTTTTCTACACCGATCGTTACGTAGATCAGCCTTTATTGATAAAAGGAGCCGGAGCTGGAGCAGCAGTTACAGCATCAGGAATTTTTGCTGACGTAATCCGTATCGGGAATGTGTAA
- the hutH gene encoding histidine ammonia-lyase, which produces MREIHYISSETITLETLQEILSQNKKLELSEEAKVNVQKCRDYLDKKMASHTAPIYGINTGFGSLYSVKISNENLSKLQENLVKSHACGTGEEVPAEIVKMMLLLKIQSLSYGHSGIQLITLQRLVDFYNNDILPIIYTQGSLGASGDLAPLAHLSLPLIGEGIVLFEGKKVASAEILKHFNWEPIVLQSKEGLALLNGTQFMSAYGAHILIKAYKYSYLADLIGTISLEGFDGRIEPFNELIHYIRPHKGQIVTAQRITEFLDGSEIITQEKKHVQDPYSFRCMPQVHGASKDAIDYVRKVFKTEINSVTDNPNIFIEADQIISGGNFHGQPLALALDFMAIALAELGSISERRTYQLISGLRNLPAFLVDNPGLNSGLMIPQYTAASIASQNKQLATPASIDSIVSSNGQEDHVSMGANGATKALRILDNLERILAIELLNASQAIAYREPLKSSDFIEMFLSSYREVVPLVKEDRILHNDIENTVLFLSSFQIENDLLTMA; this is translated from the coding sequence ATGAGAGAGATTCATTATATAAGTTCAGAAACGATTACTTTAGAGACGTTACAAGAAATTTTAAGCCAAAATAAAAAACTTGAATTATCGGAGGAAGCAAAAGTAAATGTTCAGAAATGCCGTGATTATTTAGATAAAAAAATGGCATCTCATACTGCACCAATTTACGGAATCAATACAGGTTTCGGATCTTTATATAGTGTAAAAATCTCTAATGAAAATTTATCTAAACTTCAGGAAAACTTAGTGAAATCGCACGCCTGCGGAACAGGAGAGGAAGTTCCAGCGGAAATTGTGAAAATGATGCTTTTACTTAAAATCCAATCTTTAAGTTACGGACATTCTGGAATTCAGTTAATCACATTGCAACGTTTGGTTGACTTTTACAATAATGATATTCTGCCAATTATTTATACGCAAGGTTCACTTGGAGCTTCGGGAGATTTAGCGCCTTTGGCACACTTATCTTTACCTTTAATAGGGGAGGGAATTGTGCTTTTTGAAGGAAAGAAAGTGGCTTCTGCTGAGATTTTAAAACATTTCAACTGGGAACCGATTGTGCTTCAATCAAAAGAAGGTTTGGCTTTGCTGAACGGAACGCAGTTTATGAGTGCGTACGGAGCTCATATTTTAATTAAAGCATATAAATATTCGTATTTGGCCGATTTAATCGGAACCATTTCTTTAGAAGGTTTTGATGGAAGAATTGAGCCATTCAACGAATTGATACATTATATACGTCCACACAAAGGACAAATCGTAACGGCACAAAGAATTACTGAATTCTTAGACGGAAGTGAAATCATCACTCAGGAAAAGAAACACGTTCAAGATCCGTATTCTTTCCGTTGTATGCCACAAGTTCACGGAGCTTCAAAAGATGCGATTGATTATGTTAGAAAAGTATTCAAAACAGAAATCAACTCAGTTACCGATAATCCAAATATATTTATAGAAGCCGATCAGATTATTTCTGGCGGAAATTTCCACGGACAGCCTTTAGCATTGGCTTTAGATTTTATGGCAATTGCTTTGGCCGAATTAGGAAGCATTTCAGAAAGAAGAACGTATCAGTTAATTTCAGGATTGCGCAATCTGCCAGCATTTTTGGTGGATAATCCAGGATTGAATTCAGGTTTAATGATTCCGCAATATACCGCGGCAAGTATTGCCAGTCAGAACAAACAATTGGCAACTCCAGCGAGTATCGACAGTATTGTTTCAAGCAATGGCCAGGAAGATCACGTGAGCATGGGAGCGAATGGTGCTACAAAAGCCTTACGAATTTTAGATAATTTAGAGCGTATTTTGGCAATTGAATTATTAAATGCTTCACAGGCCATTGCTTACAGAGAGCCCCTGAAATCAAGTGATTTCATCGAAATGTTCTTAAGCAGCTACAGAGAAGTGGTGCCTTTGGTAAAAGAAGATAGAATCTTACATAATGACATAGAAAACACGGTTTTATTCCTTTCGAGTTTTCAAATTGAAAACGATTTGTTAACAATGGCTTAA
- a CDS encoding DUF47 domain-containing protein, with product MSINSIFQFLVPKDKKFFPLFEEASSNLIELASNLHEAVNLPLKEREILFQKIDELEQKGEDITRQTNLELSRNFITPFDREDIHTLITSIDNVADYLHGASSRMRLYQVDKITKSIRKMTEINLEACQNIDSAVKELRNLQNFKVIKDACARINKLENKSDNVYNKAVFEIFENETDAKNIIKYKEVLSVLESATDKCKSVANILESISVKHS from the coding sequence ATGTCAATAAACAGTATTTTCCAATTTTTAGTGCCGAAAGACAAAAAATTCTTTCCACTTTTTGAAGAGGCTTCTAGCAATTTAATTGAATTAGCTTCTAACTTACACGAAGCTGTAAATTTACCATTAAAAGAAAGAGAAATTCTTTTTCAAAAGATTGACGAATTAGAACAAAAAGGAGAAGACATTACGCGTCAGACTAACCTTGAGTTAAGCAGAAACTTTATTACTCCATTTGATAGAGAAGATATTCACACGTTAATTACTTCAATTGACAACGTTGCCGATTACCTTCATGGTGCATCGAGCCGTATGAGATTGTATCAGGTTGATAAGATTACAAAATCTATCAGAAAAATGACAGAGATCAACCTTGAAGCTTGTCAAAACATTGATAGTGCTGTAAAAGAGTTGAGAAACTTACAAAATTTTAAAGTTATTAAAGATGCTTGTGCTAGAATCAACAAACTAGAGAACAAGTCTGATAACGTATATAACAAAGCAGTTTTTGAAATTTTTGAAAACGAAACAGATGCTAAAAATATTATTAAATATAAAGAAGTGTTATCTGTTTTAGAATCAGCAACAGACAAATGTAAGAGTGTTGCGAACATACTAGAATCTATTTCTGTAAAACATTCTTAA
- a CDS encoding inorganic phosphate transporter, whose protein sequence is MTLLILIIVLALIFDYINGFHDAANAIATVVATKVLTPFQAVVWAAFFNFLAYWVFGFGVADTVAKTAHTMEINLVVILAGVIAAICWNLLTWWLGIPSSSSHTLIGGFAGAAVAHAIAVHGFSGYVGEDGATHYWYEIVSWYKAGKDGGMPSGVLIIIAFIVLAPLLGVIASYLISIWLLNASRKSIGPKIFTVALMIATIWFVYVQMVSYEEIVEHGKPRFDSHFWSVVFDSHNIKWFLVAFIILTVSAFCLIFSSLNLHQADAALKKMQLLSSAAFSLGHGGNDSQKVMGIIAAAVAVYINTNPGVHMDAWLDVVLPNDDAGIKGVMPSWIPLACYSAIAAGTLSGGWKIVKTMGSKITKVSSFEGVAAETAGALTLYFTEHLKIPVSTTHTITGSIIGVGLTKRVSAVRWGVTVSLIWAWILTIPISAILAGLVYFILSVFM, encoded by the coding sequence ATGACGCTACTTATATTAATTATAGTATTAGCCTTAATTTTTGATTACATCAATGGTTTTCATGATGCGGCAAATGCTATAGCGACTGTTGTTGCAACAAAGGTTTTGACACCTTTTCAGGCGGTTGTCTGGGCAGCATTTTTTAACTTTCTGGCTTATTGGGTTTTTGGATTTGGTGTTGCGGATACTGTTGCGAAAACAGCGCACACAATGGAAATTAACCTGGTTGTTATCCTAGCCGGAGTAATTGCAGCAATCTGTTGGAATTTATTGACTTGGTGGTTAGGAATCCCTTCAAGTTCTTCGCATACATTAATTGGAGGTTTTGCAGGAGCTGCCGTTGCGCACGCTATTGCAGTTCATGGTTTTTCTGGTTATGTTGGAGAAGACGGAGCAACTCACTACTGGTATGAAATTGTAAGCTGGTATAAGGCTGGTAAAGATGGCGGAATGCCCTCGGGAGTCCTCATTATTATTGCTTTTATCGTATTAGCGCCACTTTTAGGAGTTATTGCATCTTACTTAATTTCTATTTGGCTGTTAAATGCTTCACGTAAAAGTATCGGACCAAAAATCTTTACTGTTGCTTTGATGATTGCAACTATTTGGTTTGTTTACGTTCAAATGGTTTCTTATGAAGAAATTGTAGAGCACGGAAAACCTCGTTTTGATTCTCATTTTTGGAGTGTAGTCTTTGACTCTCATAACATTAAATGGTTCTTAGTTGCTTTTATCATTTTAACAGTAAGCGCATTCTGTTTAATATTCAGCAGTTTAAATCTTCATCAAGCCGATGCTGCTTTAAAGAAAATGCAATTATTATCTTCTGCGGCATTTAGTTTAGGCCACGGAGGAAATGATTCTCAAAAAGTAATGGGTATTATTGCGGCTGCGGTTGCGGTATATATCAATACAAACCCAGGAGTTCATATGGATGCTTGGTTAGATGTTGTGCTTCCAAACGATGATGCAGGTATTAAAGGTGTAATGCCAAGCTGGATTCCTTTAGCGTGTTATTCTGCCATTGCAGCAGGAACTTTAAGTGGTGGATGGAAAATTGTGAAAACCATGGGTTCTAAAATCACAAAAGTAAGTTCTTTCGAAGGTGTTGCTGCTGAAACTGCTGGTGCTCTAACGCTTTATTTTACAGAACACTTAAAAATTCCAGTAAGTACAACGCACACTATTACAGGTTCTATCATTGGAGTTGGATTAACAAAACGTGTATCTGCAGTTCGTTGGGGAGTTACCGTAAGTTTAATCTGGGCTTGGATCTTAACTATTCCAATTTCAGCTATTCTAGCAGGTTTGGTTTATTTTATTCTAAGTGTATTTATGTAA
- a CDS encoding DUF421 domain-containing protein has product MHFPYLDIIVRSVAVYFFMTIALRIFGKKELSQLNTADIILILLISNSVQNAMVGPDTSLVGGLIAALVLFVINFAIKKLTKRFKTLGDLLLGKPEILIHDGVLDFKTLSRLDVSHEELKEAAREHGLEHLTDIKLAMLEIDGTISIISKDQKHLKQTHYKRKHNHKNLQKF; this is encoded by the coding sequence ATGCATTTTCCTTATTTAGATATTATTGTGCGCAGCGTTGCTGTTTATTTTTTCATGACCATTGCGCTACGCATTTTTGGAAAAAAAGAACTTTCGCAATTAAACACGGCCGACATTATCCTTATTTTACTGATTAGTAATTCTGTTCAAAATGCAATGGTTGGGCCTGACACTAGTCTTGTTGGAGGTTTAATCGCCGCTTTAGTTTTGTTTGTCATAAACTTTGCCATCAAAAAATTAACAAAGAGATTCAAAACTCTTGGTGACTTACTACTTGGCAAACCTGAAATATTAATACATGATGGCGTATTAGATTTTAAAACTTTAAGCCGATTGGATGTTTCGCACGAAGAACTAAAAGAAGCCGCTCGCGAACACGGTTTAGAACATTTAACAGACATTAAACTCGCTATGCTTGAAATTGACGGCACCATAAGCATCATTTCGAAAGACCAGAAACACCTTAAACAGACACACTACAAACGAAAACACAATCATAAAAATCTTCAAAAGTTTTAG